A window of Sphingobacterium sp. SRCM116780 contains these coding sequences:
- a CDS encoding DUF6443 domain-containing protein, whose product MRQLCFLVFTFCYISISQSFGQDIALKTYSGQNEISATRSIVLESGFYIASGQNVRIFISSLAPQALNSTPSVDQNYTITNIYRKPYNTRLTSPTTDDQIQQIDYFDGLGRKVQSISTKGSPTKRDVVQYVEYDGFGRESMKYLPYAEQTSNDGSYKAVAKINQANFYKSTGWDSHVKKTDQPFAVTIFENSSLNRVQEQGAPGAAWQPLAVAGTGHTLKTTYGTNATTGLDVVKLWTVGTNGASGTTNYAAGKLYRTTLRDENAVNITTRTGSVDEYKDLEGRVVLKRVWETETKALNTYYVYDDFGELSYAIPPAVTASSFTELVTDPNFDKYIYAYKYDKGRRLIKKKIPGKGWEYLVYNKNDQLVLSQDSLQRVRKEWIYNRYDAFGRITSTGLYTNTVKTTLNDMQTLVNTDSGPLWETRIGADYPALATTFPITGTGITIIPHVINYYDDYSFTGATTLPATITTQSQRVQSLRTGTKVYKIDGTLPLLTVLYYDDYSRVAQTASANHLDGKDYTTNTYSFMGELETSTRVHTPKTGTATTILTKNEYDHVGRLVSTKEKIGTQAEVILASNDYNEIGQLKNTAVGKAGAETTFINTISFSYNERGWLTKSSSPKFSQQLKYQDGVNPQWNGNISQQLWGDDDAATLPNTFSYQYDKLNRLLSGVSTPTGATSMSEVITYDDLGMGNIKTLKRDTSTVTTYTYNGNKLTDLTGGVKGTYTYDGNGNATKDRTDMIFTYNYLNLPQSASKTGTAVTYLYDATGTKLKKTAKVGTTTVITTTRDYVDGIEYNGADIDIIHNGVGYALKSGANYIYHYNLTDHLGNARTTLKRGSTATGVDVLQRDNYYPFGKQKVVAGGNNKYLYNGKEIQGELGGQYDYGARFYDAEIGRWNVMDPMAERMRRHSPYNYAFNNPIRFIDPDGMAPMYNWEEHDKGNKGVYTDDESGENVSFAQTMEYYEQGGNQQDPPVKDTSPPNWLDIWMSNPTWIEFTKLIAGREIKNMENALEVLEEDGTMGYIYQNMGNAAREESFAFATGAYGQFSRRLNLGGKISKAGLTSAQMGRIIGWGEKQSIEAVQQTINITKNLTKAQLRGWVKQGLTKSWVQDQLSKYSASLAKAGDKLKNTQLAHRKEMMEKILNLWD is encoded by the coding sequence ATGCGCCAATTATGTTTTTTAGTTTTTACCTTTTGCTATATTTCAATAAGTCAATCATTTGGTCAGGACATAGCACTGAAGACTTATAGCGGTCAGAACGAGATCTCTGCTACTAGAAGTATCGTGCTGGAATCTGGATTTTACATCGCTTCAGGTCAAAATGTGAGGATCTTCATCAGTAGCCTAGCCCCTCAGGCTCTAAATTCTACACCGAGTGTTGATCAGAACTATACCATTACCAATATATATAGGAAACCTTATAATACTCGCCTAACAAGCCCCACCACAGATGATCAGATTCAACAGATCGATTATTTTGATGGATTGGGAAGGAAAGTTCAATCAATTTCTACCAAAGGAAGCCCAACAAAAAGGGATGTTGTTCAGTATGTTGAGTATGATGGTTTTGGTAGGGAAAGTATGAAATATCTTCCCTACGCTGAACAAACAAGCAATGACGGCAGTTACAAAGCTGTTGCCAAAATCAATCAGGCCAACTTTTATAAGAGCACAGGCTGGGATAGTCATGTTAAGAAAACCGATCAGCCTTTTGCTGTTACCATTTTTGAGAACAGCTCTTTGAACCGTGTGCAGGAACAGGGGGCACCTGGAGCAGCATGGCAACCATTGGCTGTAGCAGGGACAGGGCATACATTGAAAACTACTTATGGCACGAATGCCACTACAGGACTCGATGTAGTCAAATTATGGACAGTTGGGACAAACGGAGCTTCTGGTACGACCAATTACGCAGCAGGCAAACTCTACCGGACTACGCTCAGAGATGAGAATGCAGTTAATATCACTACCCGTACCGGATCAGTGGATGAATACAAGGATCTTGAAGGACGAGTAGTGCTCAAACGAGTCTGGGAAACAGAGACCAAAGCGCTGAATACCTATTATGTCTATGATGATTTTGGTGAACTTTCCTATGCGATTCCACCAGCAGTGACTGCATCAAGTTTTACAGAACTGGTGACCGATCCTAATTTTGACAAATACATTTACGCCTATAAATACGATAAAGGAAGAAGGCTGATCAAGAAAAAGATCCCGGGTAAAGGTTGGGAATATTTGGTTTACAATAAAAATGATCAATTAGTGCTCAGCCAAGATAGTCTACAGCGTGTCCGTAAGGAGTGGATCTATAACCGTTATGATGCCTTTGGACGTATTACTTCTACCGGACTCTACACCAATACGGTGAAGACGACGTTAAATGACATGCAGACATTGGTCAATACTGACTCAGGACCATTGTGGGAAACGCGTATAGGAGCTGATTATCCTGCTCTTGCGACGACCTTTCCGATAACAGGTACAGGGATTACAATCATACCGCATGTCATCAATTATTACGATGATTACAGTTTCACAGGGGCAACCACGCTTCCTGCGACCATCACTACGCAGAGCCAGAGGGTACAATCATTACGGACAGGAACCAAAGTGTACAAAATTGATGGAACGCTGCCACTGTTAACCGTTCTATACTATGATGATTATAGCAGGGTGGCACAGACAGCTTCTGCCAATCATCTAGACGGCAAAGATTATACTACCAATACTTATAGTTTCATGGGTGAACTGGAGACTAGTACACGAGTGCATACCCCAAAAACAGGAACTGCGACTACGATCCTGACGAAAAATGAATACGACCATGTTGGAAGATTGGTCAGCACAAAAGAGAAGATTGGTACACAGGCAGAGGTAATATTGGCTTCTAACGACTATAATGAAATTGGTCAGCTGAAGAACACTGCCGTAGGTAAGGCAGGGGCGGAGACAACCTTTATCAATACCATCTCCTTCAGCTATAATGAGCGAGGATGGTTAACGAAGAGCAGTTCACCGAAGTTCAGTCAGCAGCTGAAGTACCAGGATGGTGTCAATCCGCAGTGGAACGGCAACATCAGCCAGCAGCTCTGGGGGGATGATGATGCGGCGACTCTACCGAATACGTTCAGTTATCAATACGACAAGCTCAATCGGCTATTGAGTGGAGTAAGTACTCCGACAGGAGCTACGAGCATGTCTGAGGTAATTACGTATGATGATCTTGGTATGGGCAATATCAAGACATTGAAGCGCGATACTTCGACTGTTACAACCTACACTTATAATGGTAATAAGCTAACTGATCTAACAGGTGGGGTTAAAGGTACCTATACCTATGATGGTAATGGAAATGCGACCAAAGATAGGACAGATATGATCTTCACCTATAACTATCTTAACTTACCACAGAGTGCTTCAAAAACGGGTACCGCAGTAACTTATCTGTATGATGCCACAGGTACCAAGCTCAAGAAGACAGCTAAGGTAGGCACAACTACGGTAATCACTACCACGAGAGATTATGTAGATGGCATCGAGTACAATGGCGCCGATATCGATATCATCCACAATGGGGTGGGTTATGCACTTAAGAGTGGCGCAAATTATATCTATCATTACAACCTGACCGATCATCTAGGTAATGCTCGGACTACGCTCAAACGAGGAAGTACAGCGACAGGAGTAGATGTATTGCAACGTGACAACTATTATCCATTTGGAAAGCAAAAGGTTGTCGCAGGTGGAAATAATAAGTATCTTTATAATGGCAAAGAAATTCAGGGCGAGCTTGGAGGTCAGTACGATTACGGGGCAAGGTTCTATGATGCAGAGATCGGTAGGTGGAATGTGATGGATCCGATGGCAGAACGAATGCGTAGACATTCGCCTTACAATTACGCATTTAATAATCCGATAAGGTTTATAGATCCTGATGGAATGGCTCCAATGTATAATTGGGAGGAGCATGATAAGGGTAATAAGGGCGTATATACAGATGATGAAAGCGGAGAGAATGTCTCCTTTGCCCAAACAATGGAATATTATGAACAAGGAGGTAATCAGCAAGATCCTCCAGTAAAGGACACATCACCTCCTAACTGGTTAGACATTTGGATGTCAAACCCAACTTGGATAGAGTTTACCAAACTAATTGCAGGGCGTGAAATTAAGAACATGGAAAATGCATTGGAAGTTTTGGAAGAGGATGGGACTATGGGGTATATTTACCAAAATATGGGTAATGCTGCTAGAGAAGAATCATTTGCTTTTGCAACTGGAGCTTACGGTCAGTTTAGTAGAAGATTGAATTTAGGCGGAAAGATATCTAAGGCAGGGTTAACCTCTGCTCAGATGGGTAGAATTATTGGTTGGGGTGAGAAACAGAGCATTGAAGCAGTTCAACAAACTATTAATATTACTAAGAACCTTACAAAAGCACAATTACGGGGATGGGTAAAACAGGGACTAACTAAATCTTGGGTACAGGATCAATTGAGTAAATATTCTGCTTCGCTAGCCAAGGCAGGTGATAAGTTAAAGAATACCCAGTTAGCACACAGAAAAGAAATGATGGAAAAAATATTAAACTTATGGGATTAA
- a CDS encoding SMI1/KNR4 family protein yields the protein MGLKRILLVINQLVEFWKKQNIIIYTKTKQEIDNIEKNNSLILPNDFKEFYERVNGMQNFYPNEIDDEGFLFYPIEAIISAEKESEKCDIKDKDKIFIFSEYMHKSWLYGFEVKEDGSYLIGIIPDDKTFKPIVKSLEEFLELYIENSSKLYDYS from the coding sequence ATGGGATTAAAAAGAATATTATTAGTAATTAATCAACTCGTTGAGTTTTGGAAAAAACAGAATATAATTATATATACAAAAACAAAACAAGAAATTGACAATATTGAAAAAAATAATTCTTTAATCTTGCCAAATGACTTTAAAGAATTTTATGAAAGGGTAAATGGAATGCAAAATTTTTATCCTAATGAAATAGATGATGAAGGTTTTTTGTTTTATCCAATTGAAGCTATTATTTCTGCTGAAAAAGAAAGTGAAAAATGCGATATAAAAGATAAGGATAAAATTTTCATATTTTCTGAATATATGCATAAGAGTTGGCTGTATGGTTTTGAGGTAAAAGAAGATGGGAGTTATTTAATAGGAATTATTCCAGATGACAAAACATTTAAACCAATTGTTAAATCACTTGAAGAGTTTCTTGAATTGTATATTGAAAACTCTTCTAAGTTGTATGATTATTCATAA
- a CDS encoding HEAT repeat domain-containing protein, with the protein MFDFWKFYNGLLNRTDYFDNYWDQFPQGHLFRFKSLTLSLLEDNFSNKNVKGLCNTLAVICNDGADRDYTNILLQLLDEKWHISEEDIVSVLELIKDPKSIDKLYEIAVNVPDYDDMRALAKKCMWALSDINTPEAIQKLELLSNSDDFIIKENALFQLHQVINKS; encoded by the coding sequence ATGTTTGATTTTTGGAAGTTTTACAATGGACTATTAAATAGGACAGATTATTTTGACAATTATTGGGATCAATTTCCACAAGGTCATCTTTTTCGTTTTAAAAGCCTAACACTTTCTTTATTGGAAGATAATTTTTCTAATAAAAATGTGAAAGGGTTATGTAATACGCTTGCGGTTATTTGCAATGATGGAGCAGATCGTGATTATACAAATATTTTATTACAGCTTCTAGATGAGAAATGGCATATTTCAGAAGAAGATATTGTCAGCGTTTTAGAACTAATTAAAGACCCTAAGAGTATAGACAAATTATATGAGATAGCTGTCAATGTACCTGATTATGATGATATGCGTGCTTTAGCGAAAAAATGCATGTGGGCTTTGAGTGATATTAATACACCAGAAGCAATACAAAAGTTGGAATTATTATCTAACTCTGATGATTTTATAATAAAAGAAAATGCATTATTTCAACTCCACCAAGTTATTAATAAGAGCTAA
- a CDS encoding DUF4291 domain-containing protein — protein MNLRRIKAIYDKNTITVYQAFNKKIAYSAIESQTFIDPPFKKKRMTWIKPSFLWMMYRSGWATKENQEHILAIKIKRSGFEWALQNACQSHFDNNIHTSCKDWKEKLQNSVIRIQWDPEKDIFLKPLNYRSIQIGLSSIALEKYIDD, from the coding sequence ATGAATCTAAGAAGAATAAAAGCAATATATGACAAAAATACAATTACAGTTTATCAAGCATTCAATAAAAAGATTGCTTACTCAGCAATAGAGAGCCAAACTTTTATAGACCCTCCGTTCAAAAAGAAAAGAATGACTTGGATCAAACCTTCATTCTTGTGGATGATGTATCGTTCAGGTTGGGCAACTAAAGAAAATCAAGAACACATTTTAGCAATAAAGATAAAGAGGAGTGGTTTTGAATGGGCTTTACAGAATGCATGTCAATCCCACTTCGACAACAACATTCATACATCTTGCAAGGACTGGAAAGAAAAATTACAAAATTCAGTTATACGTATTCAATGGGATCCGGAAAAAGACATTTTCCTTAAACCTCTAAACTACCGTTCTATTCAAATTGGGTTATCAAGTATCGCGTTAGAAAAATATATTGATGATTGA
- the creD gene encoding cell envelope integrity protein CreD, translating to METNKTSLFDRISNSIFAKLSVIFILVLLLLIPLFWVKELIEERKSRQEEVSQEIAFKWGNQQVISGPIFAIPYQTAQQVVVNESNKISTKNTYVTNYVYLLPKSLQINSLVLPESLKRGIYQSVVYNAQLDLKGSFDAIDFSKLEVSPADLEWKNAKILIGLSDLKGLGASPFLQINDQKIEFETNMSALDPFEKNMVAAIDLNQSKTTTGNFQIKFNLRGSQSINFFPLAKQTTIHAKGNWGNPSFNGAILPDDRKITAQTFDATWNIPSFSRKLAQQWTGDVKRLYEINNNYEINSSSEDNYTVTTNQTEATVAVATDNNTASEKDMIQINFLDEVNNYQKTTRVAKYGILIIILSFTALFFTEIIKKQRIHFIQYMLIGFAMVLFYSLLLAISEHLGFNIAYLLAAIATIVLIASFVKTITKDNKSALLFSAILSTFYVFIYVLMQLRDLSLIVGTVGIFIILAVLMRLSTKINWDQIERK from the coding sequence ATGGAAACAAATAAAACATCCCTATTCGATCGTATTAGTAATTCAATTTTTGCAAAATTGAGTGTTATTTTCATACTTGTACTCTTACTTTTAATTCCTTTATTTTGGGTAAAGGAACTGATCGAAGAAAGGAAGAGTCGACAAGAAGAGGTGAGTCAAGAGATTGCCTTTAAATGGGGAAATCAACAAGTCATCTCAGGACCCATTTTTGCCATTCCCTATCAAACGGCGCAACAAGTGGTCGTGAATGAAAGTAATAAGATATCGACCAAAAACACGTATGTAACAAACTATGTGTACTTATTACCAAAATCGCTACAGATCAATAGTCTGGTTTTGCCAGAATCACTGAAAAGAGGCATTTATCAAAGTGTTGTGTACAATGCTCAGCTGGATCTGAAAGGTTCTTTTGATGCGATTGATTTTAGTAAACTCGAAGTTTCTCCTGCAGATTTAGAGTGGAAAAATGCAAAGATATTAATTGGCTTAAGTGATCTTAAAGGTTTGGGGGCCTCTCCTTTTCTTCAGATCAATGATCAAAAAATTGAATTTGAAACGAATATGTCGGCTTTAGATCCTTTTGAAAAAAACATGGTCGCTGCTATTGATCTGAATCAATCGAAGACAACGACAGGGAATTTTCAAATTAAATTTAACCTGCGGGGATCTCAATCGATCAACTTCTTTCCGCTCGCAAAGCAAACCACTATTCATGCAAAAGGAAATTGGGGAAACCCAAGTTTCAATGGTGCCATTTTACCTGATGACAGAAAAATAACAGCTCAAACTTTTGATGCAACTTGGAATATCCCAAGCTTCAGTCGTAAGTTAGCACAACAATGGACAGGAGATGTGAAACGACTGTATGAAATCAACAACAATTATGAGATCAACAGCAGCAGTGAGGACAACTATACTGTCACCACTAATCAAACCGAAGCTACAGTTGCAGTTGCTACAGACAACAATACCGCATCGGAAAAAGATATGATTCAAATCAACTTCTTAGATGAGGTTAACAATTATCAAAAAACAACTCGTGTAGCAAAATATGGGATCCTGATTATCATTCTCTCTTTTACAGCTTTATTTTTTACAGAAATTATCAAAAAACAACGTATTCATTTTATCCAATATATGTTGATTGGTTTTGCTATGGTATTGTTCTACTCGCTCTTGTTAGCGATCAGTGAACATTTAGGATTTAATATTGCTTATTTATTAGCTGCTATTGCTACCATTGTATTAATTGCTTCGTTTGTTAAAACCATTACCAAAGACAACAAATCTGCACTTTTATTTTCTGCTATTTTGAGCACTTTTTATGTTTTTATATATGTATTGATGCAATTACGCGATCTTTCTTTGATTGTAGGAACCGTTGGTATATTCATCATTCTTGCTGTATTGATGCGTTTATCGACCAAGATCAATTGGGATCAAATAGAAAGGAAATAA
- a CDS encoding winged helix-turn-helix domain-containing protein, giving the protein MDFDLTLYNKIFENKVRLQIMSVLMANDEYDFNSLKAILDVTDGNLASNLKTLEKENYIEVFKMFVDRKPNTRYRRTKQGEKAFEDHLKALENLIKQQYK; this is encoded by the coding sequence GTGGATTTCGATTTAACATTATATAATAAAATATTTGAAAATAAAGTTCGCCTACAAATCATGAGTGTGCTGATGGCGAATGACGAATATGATTTTAATTCATTAAAAGCAATTTTGGATGTCACAGATGGCAACCTAGCTTCTAATTTAAAAACGTTAGAAAAAGAAAATTATATCGAAGTTTTTAAAATGTTTGTGGATAGAAAACCAAATACACGTTACAGAAGAACCAAACAAGGTGAAAAAGCTTTTGAAGATCACTTAAAAGCACTTGAAAATTTGATTAAACAGCAGTACAAATAA
- a CDS encoding trigger factor yields MNISHEKVDAINAVIKVDLAPEDYNPQVDKEIKDQAKKAKLPGFRPGLVPTAHIRRTYGKSILFDTINKVVNEKITAYIGENKLEVLGQPLPLEETAEYNWDYKDTFQFAYEIGLAPEFVNPFTKDAEFKEYEIKADEETLASRIKNLRRSYGKMTNPEVSEEGDVLYANLKQDKEEGIEKTTSVRTDIIEDAKIKKSLVGLKQDDVVKIDIKKAFKAEDIARILGITEEEVEALDVTKFELTVKNINRLEESDLNQEFYNKLFAEGEVTEESQFREKVKEEVENLFKQNSDQRLRNDMYTFGMEKVAVAFPEEFLKRWLKATNPSISEEELNEGFADFLNNLKWTIIENRVVTENNLEVKYDEVINLAKERIYAQIKMYNINEEPTDEQLSQYAIQLLQDKEQGNRLFEEAKALKVFEFLKGQIKINKEEIEYAAFEKLA; encoded by the coding sequence ATGAACATTTCACACGAAAAAGTTGACGCAATCAACGCAGTAATTAAAGTTGATTTAGCGCCTGAAGATTATAATCCTCAAGTAGACAAAGAAATCAAGGATCAAGCTAAGAAAGCTAAATTACCTGGATTTCGTCCTGGTTTAGTACCTACCGCTCACATTAGACGTACTTATGGTAAATCAATTTTGTTTGATACGATCAACAAAGTTGTTAATGAAAAAATTACAGCATACATCGGTGAAAACAAATTAGAAGTATTGGGTCAACCACTTCCTTTAGAAGAAACTGCTGAGTATAACTGGGATTATAAAGACACTTTCCAATTTGCTTATGAAATTGGTTTAGCTCCAGAATTTGTAAATCCTTTCACGAAAGATGCTGAATTCAAAGAGTACGAAATCAAAGCTGACGAGGAAACTTTAGCTTCTCGTATTAAAAACTTACGTCGTAGCTACGGTAAAATGACAAATCCTGAAGTTTCTGAAGAAGGCGATGTATTATACGCTAACTTGAAACAGGATAAAGAAGAAGGTATTGAAAAAACAACTTCAGTACGTACTGATATTATTGAAGATGCTAAGATTAAAAAATCTTTAGTAGGTCTTAAACAAGATGATGTTGTAAAAATCGATATCAAAAAAGCATTCAAAGCTGAAGACATTGCTCGTATCTTAGGGATCACAGAGGAAGAAGTAGAAGCATTAGATGTAACTAAATTTGAATTGACTGTTAAGAACATTAACCGTTTAGAAGAATCTGATTTGAATCAAGAATTCTACAATAAACTATTCGCAGAAGGTGAAGTAACAGAAGAATCTCAATTCAGAGAAAAAGTAAAAGAAGAAGTTGAAAACTTATTCAAACAAAATTCTGACCAACGTTTACGTAATGATATGTATACTTTCGGTATGGAGAAGGTAGCTGTAGCTTTCCCTGAAGAATTCTTGAAAAGATGGTTAAAAGCAACAAACCCAAGCATCTCTGAAGAAGAGTTGAATGAAGGTTTTGCAGATTTCTTGAACAACTTGAAATGGACAATTATTGAAAACCGTGTTGTTACTGAAAATAATCTTGAAGTAAAATATGATGAAGTCATTAATTTAGCGAAAGAACGTATCTATGCGCAAATCAAAATGTACAACATCAATGAAGAACCTACTGATGAGCAATTGTCACAATATGCGATTCAATTATTGCAAGATAAAGAACAAGGTAACCGCTTGTTCGAAGAAGCAAAAGCACTTAAAGTGTTTGAATTCTTAAAAGGTCAAATTAAAATTAACAAAGAAGAGATTGAATACGCTGCATTCGAAAAATTAGCGTAA